A genomic window from Spirochaetota bacterium includes:
- the xseA gene encoding exodeoxyribonuclease VII large subunit: MIEKIENHETVYSVSDITGILKQLIESTPQLNGVWVKGEISNLTYHSSGHIYFSLKDEGAVMQAVFFKHANKHLDFRLEEGMSVVVFGGVTVFEKRGSYQFIVYKIRKEGLGELLQKIEKLKEKLHKEGLFAPERKKPLPVLPRRIGVVTSPTGAAIRDIIKVAMRRFPNIEIILAPAKVQGEGAVESIVTGIKELNNPQWGVDVIIAGRGGGSFEDLMAFNEEAVVRAFAYSAVPIISAVGHQIDHPLSDLAADVAAPTPSAAAEIAVPVKAELMAAIDNYTLRMTRRLSMMVQSFANRIMLVTKRRVFQNPMSLVEYYELTLADIENKIQSLMQKRIAETKERVSKVKDLELIIKNRLQNYWHIFMMQASKLEHLSPVSVLKRGYSITLKDSQVISSIKKVQQGDNVRVIVYDGSMQCDVQMVHEEVSFGKKG, encoded by the coding sequence ATGATAGAAAAGATAGAAAATCATGAAACAGTGTATTCCGTAAGCGATATTACGGGAATACTGAAACAGCTGATTGAGTCAACACCGCAGCTTAATGGTGTGTGGGTGAAGGGTGAGATTTCAAACCTTACTTACCATTCGTCAGGGCACATTTATTTTTCCTTAAAAGATGAGGGTGCGGTAATGCAGGCTGTTTTTTTCAAGCACGCCAACAAGCATTTGGATTTCAGGCTTGAAGAAGGCATGAGCGTAGTGGTGTTTGGCGGAGTGACGGTATTTGAAAAACGCGGTTCGTATCAGTTTATTGTGTATAAAATCCGCAAAGAAGGCCTGGGCGAACTTTTACAGAAGATTGAAAAGCTTAAAGAAAAATTACATAAAGAAGGGTTGTTTGCGCCTGAACGCAAAAAACCGCTTCCGGTATTACCCAGGCGAATTGGTGTGGTTACCTCACCTACGGGGGCAGCTATCCGTGATATTATTAAAGTGGCAATGCGCCGCTTTCCCAATATTGAGATTATACTTGCACCGGCAAAGGTGCAGGGTGAAGGTGCAGTTGAGTCGATAGTTACAGGGATTAAGGAGCTCAATAATCCACAGTGGGGAGTGGATGTCATTATTGCTGGCCGTGGCGGTGGCTCTTTTGAGGATTTGATGGCATTTAATGAGGAAGCGGTAGTGCGTGCGTTTGCTTATTCAGCAGTACCTATTATATCGGCTGTGGGGCATCAGATTGACCACCCGTTAAGCGATTTAGCAGCAGATGTTGCTGCACCAACACCATCAGCCGCAGCCGAGATTGCAGTGCCAGTAAAAGCAGAGCTTATGGCTGCCATTGACAATTACACCTTGCGTATGACGCGGCGACTTTCAATGATGGTCCAGTCGTTTGCTAATCGCATAATGCTCGTTACCAAACGCAGAGTCTTTCAAAATCCAATGAGTCTGGTTGAATACTACGAACTTACTTTGGCTGACATTGAAAACAAAATACAGTCGTTGATGCAAAAACGAATTGCAGAAACAAAAGAGCGTGTAAGTAAGGTTAAGGATTTAGAGCTTATTATAAAAAATAGATTGCAAAACTACTGGCACATCTTTATGATGCAAGCAAGTAAGTTAGAGCACCTTTCACCGGTAAGCGTGCTGAAGCGTGGGTATTCCATTACACTTAAAGATTCACAGGTAATTTCTTCAATCAAGAAGGTCCAACAGGGAGATAACGTCAGAGTTATTGTATATGACGGGTCAATGCAGTGTGATGTCCAGATGGTACATGAAGAGGTGAGCTTTGGAAAAAAAGGCTAA
- the pyk gene encoding pyruvate kinase, protein MRKTKIVCTIGPTSETKEMIIKLVKAGMNVARLNMSHSTQELHAQRIAIIREVSKELHVPIGILADLQGPKIRIGTLKEKVILEPGQEFILTTRSVPGNSVAVSVSLKELPESVNKGQTILIDDGLLELRVDQVDNTDIYTTVIRGGELKDNKGINLPNASIKTSSITQKDIRDLEFAIKQDVDMIALSFVRSAHDIIQLRSIMEEFGGTLPIISKIEKHEAVANIDEIIASSQGIMVARGDLGIEIPIEQVPIVQKMIIEKCNQQAIPVITATQMLDSMIRNPIPTRAEATDVANAVFDGTDALMLSGETAFGQYPVEAVQTMARIAEFAETTFIYKAAIAEKKIYTKSTITDAIALSAHESAKTLGADCILTATQSGYTARKISKYKPQIPVIAVTTNHKVVHQLALSYGVIPLHIKQCNDINELVDEAIAIGKVNDLIHDGDLIVITAGILAGVTGGTNVMRIYVAAQELARGIGFGEGVVHGIIGTSQSVELSPNTIVVTHDIAHIKGTKPKAVITSECSISAPIIHYCREHEIPVIGGIAINEINLKQGQEVTLDILRGTIYQGTVHLPFE, encoded by the coding sequence ATGCGTAAAACTAAAATAGTGTGTACCATTGGACCAACAAGTGAAACAAAAGAAATGATTATAAAACTTGTCAAAGCCGGCATGAACGTTGCGCGGCTCAATATGTCGCACTCTACACAGGAATTACATGCACAGCGCATTGCTATCATCCGCGAAGTGTCAAAAGAGTTACATGTTCCCATTGGGATATTGGCTGACCTTCAGGGGCCAAAAATTCGCATTGGTACATTAAAAGAAAAAGTCATCTTAGAGCCGGGGCAGGAATTTATTCTTACCACCCGAAGCGTCCCGGGCAATTCGGTGGCAGTTAGCGTTTCATTGAAAGAACTTCCTGAATCAGTAAACAAAGGGCAGACCATACTGATTGATGATGGTTTGCTTGAACTACGTGTTGACCAGGTGGACAATACCGATATCTATACTACCGTCATACGGGGTGGTGAGCTAAAAGACAACAAAGGAATTAATCTTCCCAATGCTTCAATAAAGACCAGTTCTATTACACAAAAGGACATACGTGATTTAGAATTTGCCATAAAGCAGGATGTTGACATGATAGCACTGTCATTTGTGCGCAGTGCTCATGATATAATACAGCTTAGGAGCATTATGGAAGAATTTGGTGGGACATTACCCATCATTTCAAAGATTGAAAAGCATGAAGCGGTTGCCAATATTGATGAAATTATAGCTTCTTCGCAGGGGATTATGGTGGCCAGGGGTGACTTAGGTATAGAAATCCCCATTGAACAGGTGCCGATAGTACAAAAGATGATTATTGAAAAATGTAACCAGCAGGCTATTCCGGTGATTACTGCAACGCAGATGCTGGATTCCATGATACGTAATCCCATACCAACGAGGGCAGAGGCAACCGATGTGGCCAATGCTGTATTTGATGGGACCGATGCTCTCATGCTTTCGGGGGAAACGGCATTTGGGCAGTATCCAGTGGAAGCAGTGCAAACCATGGCACGCATTGCCGAATTTGCTGAAACGACATTTATCTATAAAGCTGCAATTGCTGAAAAAAAGATTTATACAAAGTCCACCATTACCGATGCTATTGCACTGTCAGCGCATGAGTCAGCAAAAACGTTAGGTGCTGATTGTATTCTCACTGCCACACAGTCGGGCTATACTGCACGAAAGATTTCAAAGTACAAACCGCAGATACCGGTTATAGCCGTAACAACCAATCACAAGGTGGTCCATCAGTTAGCGTTATCGTATGGGGTTATTCCACTGCATATAAAACAATGTAACGATATTAACGAACTTGTCGATGAAGCAATAGCAATAGGCAAAGTAAACGATCTTATCCATGATGGAGATCTGATTGTCATTACAGCAGGGATTCTGGCGGGTGTAACCGGTGGAACAAATGTCATGCGTATATATGTGGCAGCTCAGGAGTTAGCGCGCGGCATAGGATTTGGCGAAGGGGTGGTTCATGGTATCATAGGAACAAGTCAATCCGTTGAACTATCGCCCAATACTATTGTTGTGACTCATGATATAGCGCACATTAAAGGCACAAAGCCAAAGGCTGTGATAACCAGTGAATGTAGCATCAGTGCACCCATCATCCATTACTGCAGGGAGCACGAAATTCCTGTCATTGGTGGGATCGCTATTAATGAAATCAATCTGAAACAGGGCCAGGAGGTAACGCTTGATATTTTGCGGGGAACCATTTATCAAGGAACTGTTCATTTGCCCTTTGAGTGA